ACGGCGCTCGCCCTGGCTTTCTTCATCATTATTTTTCCGATGATCTATTTATCGCGAAGATTGGAGCTGTATTGGGCACGACGAGCCTGACCATGACGCCGAACGCACGGGCCATTCCGGTATGCGCGCCATACTGGGTGCGCATACCACCGACAACCATCAGCGGAGCTTAGGTAGCCGAATTGGGTGAACTTGCTCGAATGCGCGAGCCGCGCGCAGCACCAACCGGTCGCCATAGGCCGGCCCAACGATCTGCATTCCGATCGGCAGTCCCAACCGGGTAAAGCCGCAGGGCATGGATGCGGCGGGCTGCCCGGTCAGGTTGAAGGGAAAAGTGAATGGCGACCACTCGGTCCAGCGCGATTGCCGAGTGGGATCAGGCACGTCCTGCCCGGCGGAAAACGGAGCGATCGGTACCGTCGGCGTGATCAAAAGGTCGTAGCTTTCATGGAATTTTCGCATGAGGATGCCCAGTTCACCGCGGGCCTGTTCGGCGGCGAGATAATCATCGAGCCCGACGCGGGCGCCGATCTCGGCAACGGCGACAAGGCCGGGATCCATGAGCTTGCGCTGGCCGGGATCGAACCGATTAAGCTCTCGGGCAATCGCGGGGAAGGCAAGCGTCTCGAATATCCCGCGCGGATCGGCGAAGCCGGGCGAGCATTCGGTGACGTTCGCGCCAAAATCAACCAACGTCCGCGCGGCCCGATCGACCGCCGCCGCTATTTCCGGATCAACCTCCGCATAGCCGAGATCGCGGCTGAAGGCGATGCGCACGCCTTTAAGACCGTCTTCGAGGCCGTCGCGGTAATTAGTTGGATCGGGAGGAAGTGCGCGCCAATCGCGCGCATCCGGCAAGACGATAATTTCAAGCATGAGCGCCGCATCGGCGACTGAGCGCGTCATCGGACCGACGTGGGCCATGGTGCCGAAAGCGCCCGGCGGCCAGAGCGGCACGCGACCGAAACTGGGCTTCAATCCGAAGACGCCAGTGAATGCGCTGGGCACGCGGATCGATCCCCCGCCGTCGGTGCCCAACGCAAGCGCGCCCATGCCGGTCGCGACCGCGACCGCCGCCCCGCCGCAGCTTCCGCCCGGGGTCATCGCCAGATTCCACGGATTGCGGGTGATGCCGGTGAGTGGACTGTCGGTGACCGTCTTCCAGTGAAACTCCGGCGTGGTCGTTTTGCCGAGGAGCACCGCGCCTGCCTCCTTCAGCCGCGCAACCGCCGGCGCGTCCTCTTTCCATGGCCGATCCGCCGAAACCAGCCGCGAGCCCCAGAGGGTCGGCCAGCCCTTGGTCAGAAACACGTCCTTGATCGAAACCGGTACGCCGTCGAGAGGGCCGATCGGCGCACCGCTTCGCCAACGGCGCTCCGACTGCTCGGCGGCCGCCAGCGCCCCAACAGGATCGACCAGGCGGAAAGCATTGAGAGCACCGTCATAAGCCTCGATCCGCGCAAGCGCGGCCTTGACGGCTTCGATCGGCGAGATTTCCTTTGTCCGGAACAACGCGACAAGTTCCGTGGCGCTTCGTTGGGCTAAATCCTCATTCACGATTTCGGCCCGGCGGTTTCGGAGCAAACAAGCGTGTACAATTCTATAGGGCCTGGATAAAGTTTTCACGGGATAGAACGGATCGGCGGACCACGGCCCCAGGGGGAGAGCCTATGGCTGGCGAAACGACGACGCCCGCCGACTTGCGGATTCCCCGCGCCGAGTACTCGGCGCGGCGGGCGCGACTGGCCGCGGATGCGCGCGCGCAGGGCCTCGACGGTGTGGTCGTGTGGTCGCGCGAGGGCACCGCCGAGACCCGCTCCGGCTACGGGATTTATCTAGCGAATTATTACACCAAGTTCTTCTCCGGCCTCGATGATTGCCCGCCCCATTTCGCTGCGCTCGGCCATGCGGCAGTCGTGGTGCCGGGCGCGGGTGAAGCGACCCTGGTCGTCGATATGCATTATCATTATTACCCGGCGGAGCGCGTGGCCGAGGCGATTGACGACGTCGTTCACGACACCAACGTGGTGCGCGGAGTAGCCAGCGCCCTCGCCGCGAAAAAGCTGACACGCGGACGACTCGGCCTCGTTGGTTCGCAAATCATGTCGGTCAAGCATTTTCAGGCGTTGAAGGACGCAACACCCGGCGTCGAATGGCGCGTTGTCGACGATCTTTTGATTGAACCCATGTTGATCAAAAGCGAAGCCGAATGGCAGATCATCCGCCATGGCTGCCGGGCAGTAAACGAGGTCACCGATGACGTGCTGGCGGCGGCCCAAGCCGGCGTTTTCGAGATGG
This portion of the Rhodospirillales bacterium genome encodes:
- a CDS encoding M24 family metallopeptidase; the protein is MAGETTTPADLRIPRAEYSARRARLAADARAQGLDGVVVWSREGTAETRSGYGIYLANYYTKFFSGLDDCPPHFAALGHAAVVVPGAGEATLVVDMHYHYYPAERVAEAIDDVVHDTNVVRGVASALAAKKLTRGRLGLVGSQIMSVKHFQALKDATPGVEWRVVDDLLIEPMLIKSEAEWQIIRHGCRAVNEVTDDVLAAAQAGVFEMDLMQRAARGLAERDCELWWLRPAGTRRLEDGQIYFMSVVGWCQGYFFDIARNKIVGAKAHAPRNATLDALNDFILRQAEELKPGRTGAEAAAFGLRYFIDDLEAVTRADIEAGALCPFPAFGHGLGLNYGRPYVREGEPMILKPGMYMAIEANYADPVLGMAEAEVNVEITSAGPRILTTL
- a CDS encoding amidase, encoding MVNEDLAQRSATELVALFRTKEISPIEAVKAALARIEAYDGALNAFRLVDPVGALAAAEQSERRWRSGAPIGPLDGVPVSIKDVFLTKGWPTLWGSRLVSADRPWKEDAPAVARLKEAGAVLLGKTTTPEFHWKTVTDSPLTGITRNPWNLAMTPGGSCGGAAVAVATGMGALALGTDGGGSIRVPSAFTGVFGLKPSFGRVPLWPPGAFGTMAHVGPMTRSVADAALMLEIIVLPDARDWRALPPDPTNYRDGLEDGLKGVRIAFSRDLGYAEVDPEIAAAVDRAARTLVDFGANVTECSPGFADPRGIFETLAFPAIARELNRFDPGQRKLMDPGLVAVAEIGARVGLDDYLAAEQARGELGILMRKFHESYDLLITPTVPIAPFSAGQDVPDPTRQSRWTEWSPFTFPFNLTGQPAASMPCGFTRLGLPIGMQIVGPAYGDRLVLRAARAFEQVHPIRLPKLR